From a region of the Hemibagrus wyckioides isolate EC202008001 linkage group LG14, SWU_Hwy_1.0, whole genome shotgun sequence genome:
- the LOC131365094 gene encoding cingulin-like protein 1 isoform X2, whose amino-acid sequence MELHGNSRLQDGYQYLTGNEYDQIQAARGDGSGSFGVKVQVQGIQGRPYVVLNGQNMSSQPPVYPDVFFMDQQGQEYVSTMNGQGLSIQRSLMDYRSMRQMQMPPSEVQQSTNTPSSPLLNYQRHPALLRPYDPRSNNLDLHDTPNHIKTKSNSDLNQFSTNTLPVYASNVMVKRAKFPLPGTGRGQTEDNLDSGQSSSESVPCRQSHIICRLSVPYSGEDNGYSSSRVSRGRHRNQVDPQERKRSQSAGASSSGHSSRTSPAPAGGQGTGEGLGPPASFIGCVSRNDSLLKLRTGENIYEADIRTLTAGEFEGQRSERMSPRLGRVNSRIDRGNPSRCLQQNGGHSSPEREAQQELVGQPYEEVTKQALFNYLKEGSGERDEIIRQKVTLLFEKIQMLRSCAVQNVEELSDSVAEVKELQERKDALESQAAQLKQQLEEEIKNRESLSEASGKSSDELKRLQEKLSRSEQEQVSLRQRLTDMEKELQVSIETVLQIKRERERSRTEAKNLQQQLSDMHDVLDNTKSTDLKERDTLLQELANLRMEFQELQNVHEEQEDILCWKERELIAIKGALQDEVSAHAKEVETLKEEHKEEFQKLLKAKEEVEKNVSALAQKKRDVETEQKNSHAQVQELSLAKEQLLGQVRSLEAQITTLKNIIQQSKSQEKQLRERLDKLLEEKQRLEEEFSEVRQQEEDMCAANRALTRHLEDTQSELTKLNQEHRQLKERMKQEERQIEELRKSKKDLEQERKRQDRDFEELQDEIKKVLVKSERETQRLQDEVDEAREQSSKELSALHLQLHNTQTELEKHSRISQECQEKLSGLEAELAWREAELEKAQQRCKQLEMRVQELQECNSTVQDDRERQVKLMEARVAQLQDALTEEHRSGDTLVQRMEKVKEQVEQVRAELLQERAVRQDLECDKISLERQNKDLKSRLSHLEVSQKSSQEGLVTKLELRIQELEKRLHEQERDNSTLEQANRKLERKMKEITMQLNDEHLSLQNQMDQLTLRLKVLKRQLDEAEEEIERLESSKKKLQRELDDQQEINEQLHSQISALKTDLRRKTKPVLKSLTEDEDDEQWNLSAK is encoded by the exons ATGGAACTGCATGGAAACAGCAGACTTCAAGATGGGTACCAGTATCTGACTGGTAATGAATACGACCAAATTCAGGCAGCACGTGGTGATGGATCCGGATCATTTGGAGTGAAGGTACAGGTGCAGGGTATACAAGGTCGTCCCTATGTGGTACTAAATGGACAAAATATGTCGTCACAACCTCCTGTCTACCCAGATGTCTTTTTTATGGATCAGCAAGGTCAAGAGTATGTTTCAACCATGAATGGTCAAGGTTTAAGCATCCAAAGGTCTTTAATGGATTACAGGTCAATGAGGCAGATGCAGATGCCGCCTTCAGAAGTTCAGCAGTCCACTAATACCCCATCCTCTCCTTTGCTAAACTACCAGAGACACCCTGCACTTCTCAGACCCTATGATCCCAGAAGCAACAACTTGGACCTACATGACACTCCCAACCATATTAAGACTAAGTCTAACTCTGACTTAAATCAGTTCAGTACAAACACTTTACCGGTTTATGCTTCCAATGTAATGGTGAAGCGGGCCAAATTCCCCCTGCCTGGTACAGGGAGAGGACAAACTGAAGATAATCTAGATTCTGGACAATCATCTTCAGAAAGTGTACCTTGCCGCCAATCACACATCATCTGCAGGCTGTCTGTACCTTACTCTGGTGAAGACAATGGATATTCCTCAAGTAGGGTGAGTAGAGGTAGACATAGAAACCAGGTGGATCCCCAAGAGAGAAAGCGATCACAAAGTGCAGGAGCATCTAGTTCTGGTCACTCTTCCAGGACAAGCCCAGCACCTGCAGGAGGGCAAGGGACTGGAGAAGGCCTGGGTCCACCAGCCTCATTTATTGGCTGTGTGTCTAGAAATGACAGTCTTCTAAAGCTGAGGACAGGAGAGAATATTTATGAAGCAGATATAAGAACTCTGACTGCAGGCGAGTTCGAAGGGCAGAGGAGTGAAAGGATGTCACCAAGATTAGGAAGAGTTAATTCTAGAATTGATAGAGGAAACCCGTCCAGATGCCTTCAGCAAAATGGTGGCCATTCAAGCCCAGAAAGGGAGGCCCAG CAGGAGCTTGTCGGACAGCCATATGAAGAGGTGACTAAACAGGCACTGTTCAACTACCTGAAAGAAGG GAGTGGGGAGAGAGATGAGATCATCAGGCAGAAGGTAACTCTACTGTTTGAGAAGATCCAGATGTTGAGGTCATGTGCTGTCCAGAATGTGGAGGAG CTGTCGGATTCAGTGGCTGAAGTGAAAGAGCTCCAAGAGAGAAAAGACGCACTGGAGAGCCAGGCCGCTCAGCTAAAGCAACAGCTAGAGGAAGAAATTAAG AACAGAGAGAGTCTGTCAGAGGCCAGTGGGAAGAGTTCAGATGAGCTGAAAAGACTGCAGGAGAAGTTAAGTAGAAGTGAGCAGGAGCAGGTCTCACTCCGCCAGCGACTCACTGACATGGAGAAGGAGTTGCAAGTCTCAATAGAAAC AGTCCTGCAGATCAAAAGGGAGCGAGAACGGAGTCGGACAGAGGCAAAGAATctgcagcagcagctctcagACATGCATGATGTACTGGACAACACTAAGAGCACAGATCTCAAGGAGAGAGACACCCTATTACAG GAGCTGGCTAATTTGCGCATGGAGTTCCAGGAGCTGCAGAATGTGCACGAGGAACAGGAGGACATACTGTGCTGGAAGGAGAGGGAGCTCATCGCCATAAAGGGTGCGCTTCAGGACGAGGTTTCTGCCCACGCTAAAGAAGTGGAAACATTGAAGGAGGAACACAAGGAGGAGTTCCAGAAGCTACTTAAGGCCAAAGAAGAAGTTGAAAAG AATGTGTCAGCTTTGGCTCAGAAGAAAAGGGATGTGGAGACAGAACAGAAGAACAGTCATGCCCAGGTTCAGGAACTTAGTCTGGCTAAAGAGCAGCTCCTTGGCCAGGTCCGTAGCCTGGAAGCCCAAATCACCACCCTCAAAAACATCATCCAGCAGTCCAAGAGCCAGGAGAAACAGCTCAGAGAACGGCTGGACAAGCTGCTG GAGGAGAAGCAGAGACTTGAGGAGGAGTTTTCTGAGGTGAGACAGCAGGAAGAGGACATGTGTGCCGCTAACAGGGCTCTGACTCGACACCTGGAAGACACACAG AGTGAGCTGACGAAGCTGAATCAGGAGCATCGCCAgctgaaagagagaatgaagcaggaagagagacagatagaggagCTCCGTAAGAGCAAAAAGGACCTGGAGCAGGAGAGGAAGAGGCAAGACAGAGACTTTGAGGAACTACAAGATGAG ATAAAGAAAGTGCTGGTGAAATccgagagagagactcagagacTGCAGGATGAAGTGGATGAGGCCAGAGAGCAGAGCTCAAAGGAGCTCAGTGCACTCCATCTACAGCTCCACAACACGCAAACTGAGCTGGAAAAGCACTCACGCATCTCACAGGAATGTCAGGAAAAG ctgtctGGGCTGGAGGCCGAGTTGGCTTGGCGTGAGGCAGAGTTGGAGAAGGCTCAGCAAAGGTGTAAACAGCTGGAGATGAGAGTGCAGGAGCTGCAGGAATGCAACAGTACTGTGCAGGATGACCGTGAGCGACAAGTCAAACTAATGGAG GCGCGAGTAGCTCAGCTACAGGATGCCCTGACTGAGGAGCACCGCAGTGGCGACACACTGGTACAGAGAATGGAGAAAGTCAAGGAGCAG GTAGAGCAGGTGAGAGCTGAATTGCTGCAGGAGCGAGCAGTTAGACAGGATCTGGAGTGTGACAAGATCAGTTTGGAGAGACAG aacAAGGACCTGAAGAGTCGATTGTCACATTTAGAAGTGTCTcagaagtcaagtcaagaaggaCTTGTCACCAAACTGGAGCTGCGAATTCAGGAGCTGGAGAAGAGACTTCATGAACAAGAAAG AGACAATAGCACACTAGAGCAGGCAAACCGTAAGCTGGAGAGGAAGATGAAGGAGATAACTATGCAGCTGAATGATGAGCACCTCTCACTACAGAACCAGATGGACCAG TTAACTCTGAGACTGAAGGTACTGAAGAGGCAGCTGGATGAGGCCgaggaagagatagagagactcGAGAGCAGCAAGAAGAAACTTCAGAGGGAACTGGACGATCAGCAGGAGATCAACGAGCAGCTTCATAGCCAAATCTCAGCCCTGAAAACTGATCTCAG GCGTAAAACGAAACCAGTCCTGAAGAGTTTAACTGAAGATGAGGACGACGAACAATGGAATCTGAGCGCAAAGTGA
- the LOC131364875 gene encoding hepatic triacylglycerol lipase has translation MFIHPSVLGNDVDVGVTGAMMKAITTIFSFFILIQIEAAKAEGNATDHVEELELENEVKLPLVVKTTFHMHLEGSLLEDTCLIKPFQPDTLDMCNYNTSNPLVIIIHGWTMNGKMEEWVFKLASALKTRLEHLNVLIIDWRPLAFQPYPTAAKNARQVGLDVANLLMWLEETMQLSMDKVHLIGYSLGAHAAGFAGSHFPKAKKLGRITGLDPAGPNFEGVPAPDRLSPDDAKFVDAIHTFAKSSIGIAVGIRQTVGHADFYPNGGYFQPGCHMTDIYNNVYQYGLEGVPKTIKCAHQRAIHLFIDSLLKQDQEMIAYRCRDDRAFDQGLCLDCRKDRCNTLGYDVRKVHTGGNSKGLYLKTGPQTPFKVYHYQIKILVMNLIERVKDSVSIALTGSEGESQYFPITLSLEHPENKTYSSLVAVGSMLGELRAVRLRWTGKEDWSSWWRRVTTMMSRGGGANETELIVSKIRLKCGESQEKKWFCGQTAAVTHLKPSQEHEFARCQHASKKKRSSRHLQETIRGQQLAKPSHRIKTDQFETD, from the exons ATGTTTATACATCCCTCAGTTCTTGGGAATGACGTTGACGTTGGAGTTACCGGAGCAATGATGAAGGCTATAACTACAATCTTCTCCTTTTTCATCCTAATCCAAATTGAGGCAGCAAAAGCCGAAGGAAATGCTACAG ATCATGTCGAAGAACTGGAGCTGGAGAATGAAGTGAAGCTGCCACTGGTGGTGAAGACGACTTTTCACATGCATTTAGAAGGCAGTCTCTTAGAAGATACCTGTCTTATCAAACCATTTCAACCAGACACTCTAGACATGTGCAACTACAACACAAGCAACCCTCTGGTCATCATTATTCATGGCTGGACG ATGAATGGAAAAATGGAAGAATGGGTGTTCAAGCTTGCCTCAGCACTCAAGACCAGACTAGAACATTTGAATGTGCTGATCATTGACTGGAGACCTCTGGCTTTCCAGCCGTATCCAACTGCAGCTAAAAACGCAAGGCAGGTGGGCCTGGATGTTGCAAATCTCCTGATGTGGCTAGAG GAAACCATGCAGCTCTCCATGGATAAGGTGCACCTGATTGGTTACAGTTTAGGAGCACATGCGGCTGGATTTGCAGGAAGCCATTTTCCAAAAGCTAAAAAGCTGGGCCGCATAACAG GTCTGGATCCTGCAGGTCCCAATTTTGAGGGAGTTCCTGCGCCTGACAGGTTGTCTCCTGACGATGCCAAGTTTGTAGATGCCATCCACACCTTTGCGAAGTCCAGCATTGGGATAGCAGTGGGAATCCGGCAGACTGTTGGACATGCCGACTTCTATCCAAACGGAGGCTACTTCCAGCCTGGCTGTCACATGACAGATATATATAACAATGTTTACCAGTATGGCCTGGAAG GTGTACCGAAGACTATCAAATGTGCTCACCAGCGAGCTATCCACCTCTTCATTGACTCACTGTTGAAACAGGACCAAGAGATGATAGCTTATCGCTGTCGAGATGACCGTGCATTTGACCAAGGCTTGTGTCTGGACTGCAGAAAGGATCGATGTAATACTTTGGGCTATGATGTTAGAAAGGTGCACACTGGAGGGAATAGCAAAGGCCTTTATCTGAAGACTGGTCCTCAAACACCATTTAAGG TCTATCACTACCAGATTAAGATCCTGGTGATGAACCTGATCGAGCGAGTCAAAGACTCCGTCTCCATCGCTCTTACtggaagtgaaggagagagtCAGTATTTCCCTATTACTCT GTCTCTGGAGCATCCTGAGAACAAGACGTATTCATCTTTGGTTGCAGTTGGCTCAATGCTGGGGGAGCTGCGAGCAGTGCGTCTGCGCTGGACAGGAAAGGAGGACTGGAGCAGCTGGTGGAGACGAGTCACGACCATGATGAGCCGCGGCGGTGGCGCTAACGAAACGGAGCTCATCGTGTCCAAAATACGACTCAAATGCGGCGAGAGCCAAGAGAA GAAATGGTTCTGTGGTCAGACAGCAGCGGTCACACACCTCAAACCCTCACAAGAGCACGAGTTTGCCCGTTGTCAGCATGCTAGCAAAAAGAAGAGGAGCAGCAGGCATCTTCAAGAGACCATACGTGGACAGCAACTCGCCAAGCCTTCACACCGAATTAAAACAGATCAATTTGAAACagattaa
- the LOC131365094 gene encoding cingulin-like protein 1 isoform X1 has protein sequence MELHGNSRLQDGYQYLTGNEYDQIQAARGDGSGSFGVKVQVQGIQGRPYVVLNGQNMSSQPPVYPDVFFMDQQGQEYVSTMNGQGLSIQRSLMDYRSMRQMQMPPSEVQQSTNTPSSPLLNYQRHPALLRPYDPRSNNLDLHDTPNHIKTKSNSDLNQFSTNTLPVYASNVMVKRAKFPLPGTGRGQTEDNLDSGQSSSESVPCRQSHIICRLSVPYSGEDNGYSSSRVSRGRHRNQVDPQERKRSQSAGASSSGHSSRTSPAPAGGQGTGEGLGPPASFIGCVSRNDSLLKLRTGENIYEADIRTLTAGEFEGQRSERMSPRLGRVNSRIDRGNPSRCLQQNGGHSSPEREAQVTPDILKGQQELVGQPYEEVTKQALFNYLKEGSGERDEIIRQKVTLLFEKIQMLRSCAVQNVEELSDSVAEVKELQERKDALESQAAQLKQQLEEEIKNRESLSEASGKSSDELKRLQEKLSRSEQEQVSLRQRLTDMEKELQVSIETVLQIKRERERSRTEAKNLQQQLSDMHDVLDNTKSTDLKERDTLLQELANLRMEFQELQNVHEEQEDILCWKERELIAIKGALQDEVSAHAKEVETLKEEHKEEFQKLLKAKEEVEKNVSALAQKKRDVETEQKNSHAQVQELSLAKEQLLGQVRSLEAQITTLKNIIQQSKSQEKQLRERLDKLLEEKQRLEEEFSEVRQQEEDMCAANRALTRHLEDTQSELTKLNQEHRQLKERMKQEERQIEELRKSKKDLEQERKRQDRDFEELQDEIKKVLVKSERETQRLQDEVDEAREQSSKELSALHLQLHNTQTELEKHSRISQECQEKLSGLEAELAWREAELEKAQQRCKQLEMRVQELQECNSTVQDDRERQVKLMEARVAQLQDALTEEHRSGDTLVQRMEKVKEQVEQVRAELLQERAVRQDLECDKISLERQNKDLKSRLSHLEVSQKSSQEGLVTKLELRIQELEKRLHEQERDNSTLEQANRKLERKMKEITMQLNDEHLSLQNQMDQLTLRLKVLKRQLDEAEEEIERLESSKKKLQRELDDQQEINEQLHSQISALKTDLRRKTKPVLKSLTEDEDDEQWNLSAK, from the exons ATGGAACTGCATGGAAACAGCAGACTTCAAGATGGGTACCAGTATCTGACTGGTAATGAATACGACCAAATTCAGGCAGCACGTGGTGATGGATCCGGATCATTTGGAGTGAAGGTACAGGTGCAGGGTATACAAGGTCGTCCCTATGTGGTACTAAATGGACAAAATATGTCGTCACAACCTCCTGTCTACCCAGATGTCTTTTTTATGGATCAGCAAGGTCAAGAGTATGTTTCAACCATGAATGGTCAAGGTTTAAGCATCCAAAGGTCTTTAATGGATTACAGGTCAATGAGGCAGATGCAGATGCCGCCTTCAGAAGTTCAGCAGTCCACTAATACCCCATCCTCTCCTTTGCTAAACTACCAGAGACACCCTGCACTTCTCAGACCCTATGATCCCAGAAGCAACAACTTGGACCTACATGACACTCCCAACCATATTAAGACTAAGTCTAACTCTGACTTAAATCAGTTCAGTACAAACACTTTACCGGTTTATGCTTCCAATGTAATGGTGAAGCGGGCCAAATTCCCCCTGCCTGGTACAGGGAGAGGACAAACTGAAGATAATCTAGATTCTGGACAATCATCTTCAGAAAGTGTACCTTGCCGCCAATCACACATCATCTGCAGGCTGTCTGTACCTTACTCTGGTGAAGACAATGGATATTCCTCAAGTAGGGTGAGTAGAGGTAGACATAGAAACCAGGTGGATCCCCAAGAGAGAAAGCGATCACAAAGTGCAGGAGCATCTAGTTCTGGTCACTCTTCCAGGACAAGCCCAGCACCTGCAGGAGGGCAAGGGACTGGAGAAGGCCTGGGTCCACCAGCCTCATTTATTGGCTGTGTGTCTAGAAATGACAGTCTTCTAAAGCTGAGGACAGGAGAGAATATTTATGAAGCAGATATAAGAACTCTGACTGCAGGCGAGTTCGAAGGGCAGAGGAGTGAAAGGATGTCACCAAGATTAGGAAGAGTTAATTCTAGAATTGATAGAGGAAACCCGTCCAGATGCCTTCAGCAAAATGGTGGCCATTCAAGCCCAGAAAGGGAGGCCCAG GTTACCCCTGATATTTTGAAAGGACAGCAGGAGCTTGTCGGACAGCCATATGAAGAGGTGACTAAACAGGCACTGTTCAACTACCTGAAAGAAGG GAGTGGGGAGAGAGATGAGATCATCAGGCAGAAGGTAACTCTACTGTTTGAGAAGATCCAGATGTTGAGGTCATGTGCTGTCCAGAATGTGGAGGAG CTGTCGGATTCAGTGGCTGAAGTGAAAGAGCTCCAAGAGAGAAAAGACGCACTGGAGAGCCAGGCCGCTCAGCTAAAGCAACAGCTAGAGGAAGAAATTAAG AACAGAGAGAGTCTGTCAGAGGCCAGTGGGAAGAGTTCAGATGAGCTGAAAAGACTGCAGGAGAAGTTAAGTAGAAGTGAGCAGGAGCAGGTCTCACTCCGCCAGCGACTCACTGACATGGAGAAGGAGTTGCAAGTCTCAATAGAAAC AGTCCTGCAGATCAAAAGGGAGCGAGAACGGAGTCGGACAGAGGCAAAGAATctgcagcagcagctctcagACATGCATGATGTACTGGACAACACTAAGAGCACAGATCTCAAGGAGAGAGACACCCTATTACAG GAGCTGGCTAATTTGCGCATGGAGTTCCAGGAGCTGCAGAATGTGCACGAGGAACAGGAGGACATACTGTGCTGGAAGGAGAGGGAGCTCATCGCCATAAAGGGTGCGCTTCAGGACGAGGTTTCTGCCCACGCTAAAGAAGTGGAAACATTGAAGGAGGAACACAAGGAGGAGTTCCAGAAGCTACTTAAGGCCAAAGAAGAAGTTGAAAAG AATGTGTCAGCTTTGGCTCAGAAGAAAAGGGATGTGGAGACAGAACAGAAGAACAGTCATGCCCAGGTTCAGGAACTTAGTCTGGCTAAAGAGCAGCTCCTTGGCCAGGTCCGTAGCCTGGAAGCCCAAATCACCACCCTCAAAAACATCATCCAGCAGTCCAAGAGCCAGGAGAAACAGCTCAGAGAACGGCTGGACAAGCTGCTG GAGGAGAAGCAGAGACTTGAGGAGGAGTTTTCTGAGGTGAGACAGCAGGAAGAGGACATGTGTGCCGCTAACAGGGCTCTGACTCGACACCTGGAAGACACACAG AGTGAGCTGACGAAGCTGAATCAGGAGCATCGCCAgctgaaagagagaatgaagcaggaagagagacagatagaggagCTCCGTAAGAGCAAAAAGGACCTGGAGCAGGAGAGGAAGAGGCAAGACAGAGACTTTGAGGAACTACAAGATGAG ATAAAGAAAGTGCTGGTGAAATccgagagagagactcagagacTGCAGGATGAAGTGGATGAGGCCAGAGAGCAGAGCTCAAAGGAGCTCAGTGCACTCCATCTACAGCTCCACAACACGCAAACTGAGCTGGAAAAGCACTCACGCATCTCACAGGAATGTCAGGAAAAG ctgtctGGGCTGGAGGCCGAGTTGGCTTGGCGTGAGGCAGAGTTGGAGAAGGCTCAGCAAAGGTGTAAACAGCTGGAGATGAGAGTGCAGGAGCTGCAGGAATGCAACAGTACTGTGCAGGATGACCGTGAGCGACAAGTCAAACTAATGGAG GCGCGAGTAGCTCAGCTACAGGATGCCCTGACTGAGGAGCACCGCAGTGGCGACACACTGGTACAGAGAATGGAGAAAGTCAAGGAGCAG GTAGAGCAGGTGAGAGCTGAATTGCTGCAGGAGCGAGCAGTTAGACAGGATCTGGAGTGTGACAAGATCAGTTTGGAGAGACAG aacAAGGACCTGAAGAGTCGATTGTCACATTTAGAAGTGTCTcagaagtcaagtcaagaaggaCTTGTCACCAAACTGGAGCTGCGAATTCAGGAGCTGGAGAAGAGACTTCATGAACAAGAAAG AGACAATAGCACACTAGAGCAGGCAAACCGTAAGCTGGAGAGGAAGATGAAGGAGATAACTATGCAGCTGAATGATGAGCACCTCTCACTACAGAACCAGATGGACCAG TTAACTCTGAGACTGAAGGTACTGAAGAGGCAGCTGGATGAGGCCgaggaagagatagagagactcGAGAGCAGCAAGAAGAAACTTCAGAGGGAACTGGACGATCAGCAGGAGATCAACGAGCAGCTTCATAGCCAAATCTCAGCCCTGAAAACTGATCTCAG GCGTAAAACGAAACCAGTCCTGAAGAGTTTAACTGAAGATGAGGACGACGAACAATGGAATCTGAGCGCAAAGTGA
- the aqp9a gene encoding aquaporin-9a: MKHHCTLKHDIIKEFLAEFLGTFVLVLFGCGSVAQTVLSRNTLGEPLTIHLGFTTGLMMGVYIAGGVSGGHLNPAVSLAMVILGKLKIWKFPVYVIAQLLGAFAGAAGVFGLYYDAFMEFTSGILSVTGINATGHIFASYPGRHLTILGGFVDQVIGTGMLVLCILAITDSKNIGAPKGVEPLAIGLIILGISVSMGMNCGYPLNPARDLGPRLFTAMAGWGMEVFSTADHWWWIPVFGPLIGGITGAVVYFLLIELHHTDPSEKSQQKPEEEEDEEEDEDSSLRDKYEMITMG, from the exons ATGAAGCATCACTGCACTCTCAAACATGACATTATCAAAGAGTTCTTGGCCGAGTTTCTTGGGACATTTGTGCTGGTG TTGTTTGGCTGTGGCTCTGTAGCTCAGACCGTCCTAAGCAGGAATACACTGGGCGAGCCACTCACTATCCACCTCGGCTTCACCACCGGACTCATGATGGGGGTCTATATCGCTGGTGGGGTTTCAG GGGGTCATTTGAACCCGGCAGTGTCGCTGGCCATGGTCATACTGGGTAAACTGAAGATCTGGAAATTTCCAGTTTACGTCATTGCACAGCTCCTGGGAGCCTTCGCTGGAGCTGCTGGAGTGTTTGGACTGTATTACG ATGCGTTTATGGAGTTTACCAGTGGAATTCTGTCAGTAACGGGTATTAACGCCACTGGACATATTTTTGCCTCTTACCCTGGACGACATCTTACGATACTCGGAGGGTTTGTGGACCAG GTGATTGGAACAGGCATGCTGGTGCTGTGTATCCTGGCCATAACCGATAGCAAGAATATTGGAGCGCCTAAAGGAGTGGAGCCTCTAGCCATTGGCCTGATCATCCTGGGCATCAGCGTGTCCATGGGCATGAACTGTGGATACCCTCTGAACCCTGCCAGAGACCTTGGCCCACGGCTCTTCACTGCTATGGCTGGTTGGGGCATGGAGGTGTTCAG CACTGCAGATCACTGGTGGTGGATCCCCGTGTTCGGGCCTTTGATAGGAGGCATCACCGGCGCTGTAGTGTACTTCCTGTTAATCGAGCTGCACCACACCGACCCCTCAGAAAAATCCCAGCAAAAAcctgaggaagaagaagatgaagaagaggatgaggaCAGCAGCCTGAGGGACAAATATGAGATGATAACTATGGGCTGA